A stretch of the Deltaproteobacteria bacterium genome encodes the following:
- a CDS encoding endonuclease MutS2: MDLVFHAYLNLADCFAVDNQYLRRYGWSTIILVQVLNNHLYQTLEFGKVLDDLTRRSHCPLSAERLRQLKPLSSLELVRKGLGRISEIRTLMDSGGSFPMDTFNDVSSYLQSAAVEGSYLDAKAFREIHRILGLGRGLHSFFRENRQDFPLLCEVAKGLSSNPGLMQEIDRAIDLSSLEIRDRASPALGAIRREKAKAIERARRQLESLLHRLAHKGILQERFITMRSGRWVLPVKESHKHLVEGVLHDKSASGATVFVEPLNTLELNNQIRRLEAEERHEIERALRALTDIVRKDLSELEQNFEILVSLDCIYAAALASKAMNQHEPALNTRGALKIKNGRHPLLVLKKSPLSDVVPLNLAIGEGFNTLVITGPNAGGKTVALKTLGLLALMVSCGLHIPADADSEVPIFDSIFAHVGDAQSIEMDLSTFSAHLYEIKAIVEEASSRDLALIDEIGTGTDPEEGAALAMAVLEALTARGVVTVVTTHHGALKAFAHETAGIANGSMAFDSQSLTPTYEFRADLPGSSYAFEIARRMGLPETIVSRSRSLMGTQTNRLEELILTIEQQIEDNRQLGRDLEEERTMVDRLRQHYETESARLAGHVKELRHKAVEKASDIIRQANATVENAIRTIREKGASKEAIREARLLVDEERTALEKKFEILTFDEKFHGKNQLSSKLRPGNRVYWKQSGVLGTVLSDQDQAGRVLIAFGKLKAHVPRDELSMAKDAEESCADRILGVQTHAPENVRTEIDIRGMRVEEALSVVDKSLDDAVLAGLKELRIIHGVGTGALRNSLAPFLRQHPLVLGTRQGGPHQGGPGVTIVEI, translated from the coding sequence TGAGACGCTATGGCTGGTCAACTATAATCTTGGTCCAGGTTTTGAACAACCATCTATATCAAACCTTAGAATTCGGCAAGGTCCTTGACGACCTGACCCGCCGGAGCCATTGCCCCCTTTCTGCCGAGCGTCTTCGGCAACTAAAACCCCTTTCAAGCCTCGAACTGGTCAGAAAGGGCCTGGGAAGAATCTCCGAGATTCGCACCCTTATGGACTCAGGTGGTTCCTTTCCAATGGATACTTTCAACGACGTCAGTAGCTATCTGCAATCAGCAGCCGTTGAGGGAAGCTATCTGGATGCAAAGGCTTTTCGCGAGATTCATAGAATCCTGGGGTTAGGGAGAGGACTTCACAGTTTTTTCAGAGAAAACCGGCAGGATTTCCCCCTCCTTTGTGAGGTCGCCAAAGGACTTAGCTCCAACCCCGGCCTGATGCAAGAAATAGACAGGGCAATCGACCTAAGTTCTTTGGAGATTCGGGACCGGGCAAGCCCGGCTCTTGGCGCCATCCGTCGCGAGAAAGCCAAGGCCATTGAACGAGCGCGAAGGCAACTGGAGAGCCTGCTTCACAGGCTGGCGCATAAAGGTATCCTCCAGGAACGCTTCATCACCATGCGATCCGGGCGGTGGGTACTCCCGGTAAAAGAGAGCCACAAGCACTTGGTGGAAGGGGTTTTGCACGACAAGTCGGCAAGCGGAGCAACCGTTTTTGTGGAGCCCCTCAATACACTGGAGCTCAACAACCAGATTCGCCGCCTTGAAGCAGAAGAGCGTCATGAAATTGAAAGGGCGCTTCGTGCCTTGACCGATATTGTTCGCAAAGATCTGAGTGAATTGGAACAAAACTTTGAGATCCTGGTCAGCCTTGATTGCATTTACGCTGCAGCCCTGGCGTCAAAGGCAATGAATCAACATGAGCCCGCCCTAAACACCCGGGGGGCGCTCAAGATCAAGAATGGGCGTCACCCGCTGCTTGTTCTGAAAAAATCGCCTTTGTCGGATGTGGTCCCCCTGAATCTCGCAATCGGAGAAGGCTTTAACACACTGGTCATAACCGGACCAAATGCCGGCGGAAAGACAGTGGCGCTAAAGACACTGGGGCTCCTGGCCCTCATGGTTTCGTGCGGGCTTCATATACCCGCAGATGCCGATTCAGAGGTGCCGATCTTTGATAGCATCTTCGCTCACGTGGGAGACGCACAGTCTATCGAGATGGACCTTTCCACTTTTTCCGCCCATCTTTACGAGATCAAGGCCATTGTTGAGGAAGCATCCTCCAGAGACCTGGCGCTTATTGACGAGATCGGAACCGGCACTGATCCGGAGGAAGGGGCTGCCCTGGCCATGGCTGTGCTGGAAGCGCTGACTGCCCGTGGAGTCGTCACCGTGGTGACAACCCATCATGGCGCGCTAAAGGCCTTTGCCCATGAAACCGCCGGTATTGCGAACGGATCCATGGCCTTTGACAGTCAATCACTCACCCCGACATACGAGTTTCGTGCTGATCTTCCCGGTTCCAGCTACGCTTTTGAGATCGCCAGACGCATGGGCCTTCCGGAAACCATTGTCTCGCGTTCCAGGTCTCTGATGGGAACCCAGACAAATCGATTGGAGGAGTTAATTCTAACAATCGAACAACAGATCGAGGATAACAGACAACTGGGAAGGGATCTGGAAGAGGAAAGAACCATGGTGGACAGGTTGAGGCAGCATTACGAGACGGAAAGCGCACGCCTGGCAGGCCACGTAAAGGAACTGCGCCACAAGGCGGTCGAAAAGGCCAGCGACATCATAAGGCAGGCAAATGCCACTGTGGAAAATGCCATACGCACGATTAGAGAAAAAGGCGCCAGCAAAGAAGCCATCCGTGAAGCCAGATTACTTGTCGATGAGGAAAGAACGGCTCTTGAAAAGAAGTTTGAAATCCTGACGTTTGACGAGAAATTCCATGGAAAAAACCAGCTTTCGAGTAAACTCCGGCCCGGAAACCGGGTTTATTGGAAACAAAGTGGCGTGCTCGGGACGGTGTTATCTGATCAGGATCAGGCCGGCCGCGTACTTATTGCCTTTGGGAAGCTCAAGGCCCATGTGCCAAGAGATGAATTGAGCATGGCCAAAGATGCCGAGGAGTCTTGCGCCGATCGAATCCTTGGTGTTCAGACCCATGCCCCGGAAAACGTTCGGACTGAAATTGACATTCGCGGGATGCGCGTGGAGGAAGCTTTAAGTGTGGTAGATAAATCCCTGGACGATGCTGTGTTGGCCGGTCTAAAGGAGCTTCGGATCATCCATGGAGTGGGAACCGGCGCCCTTCGCAACAGTCTCGCGCCGTTTTTGAGACAGCATCCCCTTGTGTTGGGAACCCGCCAGGGAGGTCCTCATCAGGGGGGTCCTGGTGTTACGATTGTGGAGATATAG